The following are encoded together in the Pygocentrus nattereri isolate fPygNat1 chromosome 3, fPygNat1.pri, whole genome shotgun sequence genome:
- the LOC108430991 gene encoding LOW QUALITY PROTEIN: threonine synthase-like 1 (The sequence of the model RefSeq protein was modified relative to this genomic sequence to represent the inferred CDS: inserted 1 base in 1 codon; deleted 2 bases in 1 codon; substituted 1 base at 1 genomic stop codon), which produces MGPPGAGKTSVGCILADRLGMPIIDIDDDVLERMWGMPVAEKLAEVGGERFLDEEGQAVCNSSATGCVISLTGSNPLHPDTMLHLKLSGLAVYVDVDEDDIIKRLSRMKVNRIVGQDSGVSMRETLQYRKQFYEKWSDTVFCGRGESLEEVVEKVLQVLARYQXSETFTSTRSQPGPSGGLKFFGDVVVEGLAPDGGLYVPSKGFPKLEPSEWLRLAKMSYPERALVILEKCIHPMHISPLELRSMVNRAYGENFASESVAPVKQLTEEQYVLELFHGPTASFKDLALQLMPQIFAHCLPQMCNYLVLVATSGDTGSAVLRGFSILKGSDRIGSLVFFPEDGVSLIXKLQMTAYKEGNVRSVSVLSDFDFCQRSIKRMFGHSSLTGHLAVEYATVLSTANSINWGRLLPQVVYHCSAYLDLLRRGAVTFGNPIDVCIPTGNFGNAMSAIYAKQMGIPIRNCVISDFISTGQDDLRGRKLVVSISPAIDILKSSNLERFMYHTSGGDIDLVRGLFMSLEKQQCFAVSEDLLQRIQQDIQAGWCSEEDCLTTIHKVYSETGYIMDTHTAVAKAVADRMHDRTCPLVLCSTAHYGKFAKAVLKALQCSSIPDHPVEQLNMLCSIGGIEKMHKALYKCLRDGLNQPHTVCLLNVYM; this is translated from the exons ATGGGTCCCCCCGGGGCGGGGAAGACCTCTGTAGGCTGCATTTTGGCTGACAGGCTTGGAATGCCCATCATTGACATAGACGATGATGTTCTGGAGAGGATGTGGGGGATGCCTGTGGCGGAGAAGCTGGCTGAAGTCGGAGGGGAGCGTTTTTTGGATGAAGAGGGCCAGGCTGTGTGTAATTCCTCTGCCACTGGGTGCGTGATCTCGCTGACCGGCTCCAATCCGCTCCACCCGGACACCATGCTCCACCTGAAACTTTCTGGACTCGCTGTGTATGTTGACGTGGATGAAGATGACATTATCAAGAGGCTCTCCAGAATGAAAGTGAACAGGATCGTGGGTCAGGATTCTGGTGTCTCCATGAGGGAGACTTTACAGTACAGGAAGCAGTTTTATGAGAAGTGGTCAGACACAGTGTTCTGCGGTAGAGGGGAGAGTCTTGAGGAAGTGGTGGAGAAGGTCCTTCAAGTTCTGGCTAGATATC AGTCAGAGACTTTTACCTCAACGAGGAGCCAGCCTGGACCATCTGGTGGCCTGAAGTTCTTCGGCGATGTTGTTGTGGAGGGACTAGCTCCAGATGGAGGCCTGTATGTGCCTAGTAAAGGCTTCCCGAAACTGGAACCTTCTGAATGGCTCAGATTAGCCAAAATGTCTTATCCTGAGCGAGCGCTAGTCATACTGGAAAAGTGCATACATCCGATGCATATCTCTCCTTTAGAGCTTCGCTCCATGGTGAACCGGGCCTATGGGGAGAACTTTGCCAGTGAATCAGTAGCACCTGTTAAACAGCTGACTGAGGAACAGTATGTCCTGGAGCTCTTCCATGGCCCAACCGCATCCTTCAAAGACCTGGCCTTGCAGTTAATGCCGCAGATATTTGCCCACTGCCTTCCGCAGATGTGC AATTACCTGGTCCTGGTGGCCACGTCTGGAGATACAGGCAGTGCTGTTCTCCGTGGGTTCAGCATCCTTAAAGGGAGTGACAGGATTGGTTCGTTGGTGTTTTTCCCAGAAGATGGGGTGAGCCTCATTTAGAAACTGCAGATGACCGCATATAAGGAAGGAAACGTCCGGTCTGTGAGCGTCCTTTCTGACTTCGACTTCTGCCAGAGGAGCATCAAGAGGATGTTTGGACACTCTAGCCTGACTGGTCACTTGGCTGTTGAGTATGCTACTGTTCTAAGCACGGCTAACTCCATAAACTGGGGACGCTTGCTTCCGCAGGTTGTTTACCACTGCTCTGCGTACCTGGACCTGCTCAGAAGGGGAGCGGTCACATTCGGCAATCCGATTGACGTCTGCATCCCCACCGGAAACTTCGGCAATGCCATGTCCGCAATCTATGCGAAACAAATGGGCATTCCAATAAGGAACTGTGTAATCTCTGACTTCATCTCTACCGGACAGGATGATCTACGTGGCAGGAAGCTGGTTGTATCAATTTCTCCCGCTATTGACATTCTGAAGTCCTCAAATCTCGAGAGGTTCATGTATCACACCTCCGGTGGGGACATCGATCTTGTCCGAGGTTTGTTTATGAGCCTTGAGAAGCAGCAGTGTTTTGCAGTGTCTGAGGACTTACTGCAGAGGATACAGCAGGACATCCAGGCTGGCTGGTGCTCAGAGGAAGACTGTCTGACCACCATCCACAAAGTATACTCTGAAACAGGCTATATAATGGACACCCACACAGCTGTGGCCAAAGCGGTGGCTGACCGGATGCATGACAGGACGTGTCCTCTCGTGTTGTGCTCCACCGCACACTACGGCAAGTTTGCCAAGGCTGTTCTCAAAGCTCTCCAATGCTCCAGCATTCCAGATCACCCTGTGGAGCAGCTAAACATGCTCTGCTCTATTGGCGGTATAGAGAAAATGCACAAAGCTCTGTATAAGTGCCTGAGAGATGGACTGAACCAGCCTCATACAGTGTGCCTTCTGAATGTTTATATGTAA